AGCTCCTAACCATTTTTTACTCAACTCACTTACTACTCCTTCTTCTTTCAATTCAACCAGTGCTTCGTCAATTCTTTTTTGTAAAGGTGTTTCATCTTTTCTAAGTAGGAAATATACCTTCGAATTAAGCAGCGGCTCACCCACTACTTTTTGCTGTGCATCTACGGCATCGTTACTGAAATCGACAGAAAATGGTGTCGTGATCGTTGCGTCTGCGCGACCTGTTTTTATTTGATTAATCGTAGAATCAGGTCCATTCCCCGCATAAACGATTTCAATTCCTGCATTATTTTCTTTGTTGTATTTTTCTAAAAAAACAGCTGAATTACTGGTTGCACTGACAATAGCCTTTTTCCCTTTTAAATCCTTAATTGAATGAATATCGTTATTATCTTTATGAACCGTTACATGAAGCGGAAAGATATTATATGGTTCCTCATTAAACAGGAATTTCTCTTGGCGTTCCTCATTTACTTCCATTTGGTGTGCCACAAAATCGATTTTATTTGTTTCTAGGCTTAATAAAAGATTAGAAAATTCCATCGTTTTGAATTCAAATTCGTACTCAGGCAGCTTTTCATCAATTTTTCGAACTAATTCAACATCATATCCAGTTAACTTTCCATCCTCATCAATGAAGCAAACATTAGGAAACTGTGTCCCAGTTCCAACTATTATTTTTTGGACTTTTGCGCCCTCATTAGCACCACCTGAACTTTCTTCTTTAGTTGATTTCGTCTCTTGAGAGGAGCATGCACCAAGGACTAAAGCAAGCAGTCCTAGTATTACTACCATGAATTTTTTCTTCATTTTCATTTTCCATCCATCCCTTTTAACTTAAATGTTATTAACCTATTAAATATATGTTTTTAGTCGGAATTAACTCGAAATTTTATTATTAAATTTCTCAAGG
This genomic stretch from Neobacillus niacini harbors:
- a CDS encoding transporter substrate-binding domain-containing protein; translation: MKKKFMVVILGLLALVLGACSSQETKSTKEESSGGANEGAKVQKIIVGTGTQFPNVCFIDEDGKLTGYDVELVRKIDEKLPEYEFEFKTMEFSNLLLSLETNKIDFVAHQMEVNEERQEKFLFNEEPYNIFPLHVTVHKDNNDIHSIKDLKGKKAIVSATSNSAVFLEKYNKENNAGIEIVYAGNGPDSTINQIKTGRADATITTPFSVDFSNDAVDAQQKVVGEPLLNSKVYFLLRKDETPLQKRIDEALVELKEEGVVSELSKKWLGADYTVNF